The Brassica napus cultivar Da-Ae chromosome C7, Da-Ae, whole genome shotgun sequence genomic interval CAATTGGAGTCTTAGGATGATGGCTATCTTAGGAGCacatgatgtgtgggagatagtcGAGAAAGGCTTCGTTGAACCGGAGAATGATGGTGGTTTATCTCAAACACAAAAGGATGGTTTGAGAGATTcaaggaagagagacaagaaggctctcttTCTAATCTATCAAGGATTAGATGAAGATACATTTGAGAAGGTTGTTGGTGCAAGGACGTCCAAAGAGGCATGGGAGAAGCTTCAAACATCTTACAAGGGAGCGGAACAAGTTAGGAAGGTACGTCTTCAAACTCTAAGAGGAGAATTTGAAGCGTTACAAATGAAGGAAGAAGAACTCATCTCAGATTACTTCTCAAGAGTCTTGACGGTTACTAATAACCTAAAAAGAAATGGTGAGAAGTTAGATGAGGTGAGAATCATGGAGAAAGTTCTTAGATCATTGGATTCAAAATTCGAGCATATCGTCACCGTGATTGAAGAGACAAAAGACTTGGAGACTATGACAATTGAGCAACTTCTTGGATCACTAAaagcttatgaagaaaagaagaagaagaaagaagatattgTGGAGCAAGTTCTCAAGATGAGAATTGATCACAAGGAAGAAAGTGGCCGAAGCAATCTAAGACGTGGTGGCGGTCATTTCCAAGGACGAGGCCGTGGTGTAAATGGACGAGGTTGGAGACCATATGAAGACAACTTTACCAAAGAGGAGAGAACTCATCAAGaggtcgtggaagaggaaacccaaaatcaagGTACGATAAATCAAGCATCAAATGCTATAGTTGCGGAAAGTTTGGACATTATGCTTCTGAATGCAAAACTCCAAACAACAATAGAGTTGAAGAGAAGTCCAACTATGTTGAAGAAATGAGTAAAGAAAAAGATATGCTATTGATGGCTTACAAGAAGGATGAACCAAATGAGGTTCACAAGTGGTACCTTGATAGTGGTGCAAGCAACCACATGTGTGGGAATAAAAGCATGTTCGTGGAGCTCGATGAATTGGTGAAAACCAATGTGGCTTTGGGAGATGAATCGAAAATGGAGGTGAAAGGTAAAGGAAATATTCTCATCCGCTTGAAGAATGGAGATCATCAATTCATTTCCAATGTTTACTACATTCCAAGCATGAAGACCAACATCTTGAGCCTAGGACAACTCTTAGAGAAAGGTTATGACATTCGACTAAAAGATAATAGCCTTTCTTTAAGAGATAATGCGAATAATCTCATCACAAAGGTGCCGATGTCAAGTAATAGAATGTTTGTCCTAAACATTCAAAATGACATTGCACGATGTCTCAAGATGTGCTACAAGGAGGAATCTTGGCTTTGGCATCTTCGATTCGGGCATCTCAACTTTGGAGGCTTAGAACTACTTTCCAAGAAAGAAATGGTGAAAGGATTACCTTGCATCAATCATCCAAATCAAGTGTGTGAAGGTTGCTTAATTGGAAAGCAATTCAAGCTGAGTTTTCCAAAGGAGTCGGAGACAAGAGCAAGAAAGCCACTAGAACTCATACATACAGATGTATGTGGTCCGATCAAACCAAATTCACTTGGTAAGAGTAACTACTTCCTTCTCTTTATTgatgaattttcaagaaaaatatgggtttactttttgaaacaaaaatcagaagtgtttgaaaatttcaaaaagttcaaaGCCCATGTTGAGAAGGAAAGTGATCTTAAGATCAAGTCCATGAGATCGGATCGAGGAGAAGAATTTATgtccaaggagtttctgaagtATTGTGAAGATAATGGCATCCGAGGACAATTGACGGTGCCAAGAacccctcaacaaaatggagtagcgGAAAGAAAGAATAGGACAATACTTGAGATGGCAAGAATCATGCTCAAGAGTAAGAAGCTACCAAAGGAGTTTTGGGCGGAAGCAGTTgcttgtgcggtttatatatcaaaccgttctccaacaaagagtgttttagaaaagacaccacAAGAAGCTTGGAGCGGAAGGAAGCCTGGAGTCTCACACCTAAGAGTCTTTGGAAGCATTGCTCATGCTCATGTTCCAGACGAGAAGCGGAGCAAACTAGATGATAAAAGTGAGAAGTACATCTTCATTAGGTATGACGCTAACTCCAAAGGCTACAAGCTCTACAATCCtgaaacaaagaagataatCATTAGTCGGAatgtcatctttgatgaagaaggagaatgggaTTGGAGATCAAATAATGAAGACTACAACTTCTTTTCATCCTTTGAAGAAGAGAATTTGGAGCAACCGAGAGAAGAGCCAGCTACACCACCAACTTcaccaacaacaagttctcaaggagatgaaagCTCAAGTGAAAGGACTCAATGTTTTAGAAGTCTACAAGACATCTACGAGGTAACCGAAAATCAAGACAATCTTACTCTATTTTGTCTATTTGCGGATTGCGAGCCTATGAACTTTGAAGAAGCCCAAGAAAAGAAGTCATGGAGAAGTGCAATGGATGAGGAAATCAAGTCGATTCAAGAGAATGATACATGGGAGTTAGC includes:
- the LOC125590632 gene encoding uncharacterized protein LOC125590632; translation: MANNGVPFQVPLLTKRNYDNWSLRMMAILGAHDVWEIVEKGFVEPENDGGLSQTQKDGLRDSRKRDKKALFLIYQGLDEDTFEKVVGARTSKEAWEKLQTSYKGAEQVRKVRLQTLRGEFEALQMKEEELISDYFSRVLTVTNNLKRNGEKLDEVRIMEKVLRSLDSKFEHIVTVIEETKDLETMTIEQLLGSLKAYEEKKKKKEDIVEQVLKMRIDHKEESGRSNLRRGGGHFQGRGRGVNGRGWRPYEDNFTKEERTHQEVVEEETQNQGTINQASNAIVAESLDIMLLNAKLQTTIELKRSPTMLKK